The Plasmodium sp. gorilla clade G2 genome assembly, chromosome: 3 region ataataaaagattcAATTTTTCTGGTAACTTAtgcataatattattatggaatttaataaatgtacTAAAAAAagattcattattatcattattatgattatttttagctataacatttttacattgtttacatatttttaaaatggtCTCAGCTGCCATATCTTGTACCTTTTCATTTTCAGcaaattcaaataattttttcataacaGTTTTTAGAAATCTCCAATGAAGTTTTAAAAATCTATGATATTGACTAACAATGTACATAACACATGAAGCTAAAATAGCTCTATTTTCTTCACCATTTTTAACTTCAatcatatgtaaatatattctcAAAATGTACATTAAAAAgtcttgttctttttttaaagtcATACACATAGATATAGAACCAACAGCATAACTAATTCTATTCGTTTTTGTACTATTCCATACTTCATTCTTATTCGTATTTTTTAACGATTTCTCTGATTCCTTATTTAATAACTCAACAATTAATTCCATCGTTTTCTCAGAACCTAAATAAGTTAAATAAACCAATGTTGTTTTCatagtattatataaagaaatttcAGTTGTATCTGGTTCAAAATCTCGAACAACTTCTCCAGTCTCATTAtcataagaaatataaatttcttGTGGTTTGGCCATTTTTTCAATAACAGTCTTTCTAATATcgtttaatataaattcatataattttatacgTGGACACATTTTCTTAATATCTGATGGAGTTAAATCAATTTTGTCTAGAATAGAAGAatattcattaatattaataacaatatttgaattaatattactactattcatattattactattattattattattattgttgttgtttaaAAGATTGATATCATTATTCATGGTTACAAAACTATATGATTTCCTATTTGTTAAAGAAGATGATtctaaattaatatttgttGTTAATGTATTTTTCATATCAAGAGATGAAGAattcatatcatttttatttttaaaattatgttCTTGTTCTAAACGAGTTATTAATTCTCTAATTAATTGTTctgtaaaaatattataataatcaattattattaaaaacacTTCTTCCATATTACTATTAGctaacatatttaaaaatttgaaTACAATATTTAGGTCattagaattattatttttttcaacaaTCTTTTCTcgataattttttaaaaagctAGTTATACATATACTtaattgtaaaaaatattgttcccaaaatatttttaattctgGTGggatatttttcatttcatttgCATTtggtaataattttattttactaaCTAATTTGGTCCATAAATTTGTAAATACATTATCAAAATATaggatatttttttcatctattTTTAACATAACTATTTCTTGTATACATTTAACACATtctattttatatgatatatcatCCCAAAAATGATCAAACAATAAATctattatttgaatattattatcattaaatttatatttatcaaatatatatgttaaaggaatccatttaaaaaaattagataaACAATGTAATGTCTGTTTAATCAAAGATGTATTAGTActccttttattatatacatttgcttctaatatatataaacataaattataaaCTTCTTGAAATTGACTAGCATATTCATTTCTCAATTTctctttcttcttttttactAAGGTCTCATTACCAAATTCAAATACTTCTTCACTtaacatatttaataatttcatattattctcaCATACATTTTGATTTAATTTTGCTGAATTTACTATATCAGGAATAAAACTAGACCAAGAATCAGGCCATTCTTGCTTAACAATCTGAATTAAGGTCTCATCTAACTTGTTCAATAAATGTCTATCTACACCAACAGTAGTACCTTCAGTTGATAACGTAATAGTATAACAAGCTATAAAATTCTTCATaccttctttttcttctgaAGGTAATATATTCCATcgattatttatacattctTCTAATATTTGTAAACCATAAAATTTTGTATTCACATTCTCACTATGTTCTAATATTATTGATACAGATCTCCATGATGTATCTAACATCTTAAATTGATTTAACAAATTCTGAGCAAAATCTCTTCTATTCTTATCTTTAGTATCTAATAAAGCTTCCACCACATTGTCTAACAATTTCAATTTTTCAGCATCAAACGCTTGGTTTTTATCTAACAAAGAGAGGGGATTGAAAGGTTcattttccatttttataataaaaaaatataactatAATAAGCCGCTATTTGgctatatatacatatataaatatatatatatgttaaaaataaaacaaaaaaaaaaaataaaataaaatatatatgtgtatatattaagtATGATTAtagcatatatttatatatgtttataatccCCTTATGaaattgattatatatatatatatatatatatatatatatatatatatatatatatatatatatatgtatgtgtttatattattattcttttctattttttaatatttttcactTTCGTAATTTcttattcttttaattttgatatgaaaatatatatatatataatacacacataaatgaatatatatatatatatatataatactttataattaataagaaTGGTTTcttattgttcatatttttcatatacacAAATTAAGTGaaaattatttcttataattttttattattttattttttttttttttttagttactatttattcttattcatataatatgtataaaacatttatttattaaaagttTCAATACAAAATtgtcaaaaaataaaaaatatatttatatatatatatatatacttttctttttttggttcttttatgtatttatatatatatataatatatatcattaaaaattatacacatatttatatttttcttatttcatattcttaataataatatttaaacttatatttttatatcatatattatacacatattatatgtattcttTTCTATTCTTAttcacatttatttttatattatttaataactattcaaaaatatatatatattatatataatatataaatgtatatatatacacatatataaatatataaatacttttattttaatatataactttaataatttattaagtattttataaatatgtatataaaaccaaaggaatatgaaaattaaaacataatatttttctttatctttttttttttgatttttcatttattccttcttattattattattattttttttttattattattaactcatttataattcaaaaatgaatatattattaaataaatcatttatatggatcgtcataatatatttataatatatatatatatatattatatatattttttattaataaagtactatagaaaaaaaaaaaaaaaaaaaggcaatttaaacaagaaaatattaaaaaaaaaaaaataattaaaataataataaaataaaaataattataaaacgtattatatatatatatgtatatataatataataataatacttttcatatatattctttttataaataaaattatatttttttttattactcttcacattatttttaatatatgtattatttttatcttatcattatattattgggcaaaatttaaaatatattatattataatataatgatatgataaaataatatttttataatattataagatcattatttaagaaataaaaataagagcATTATAATACGTAGAATAAAATTTaactttaataaaaaataaaataaacgtacatttatatatataaaaatatatgtatattatatatattatatttattttaagtgTAAAAGCacgtacatataatatatatatgtaagttaatataataatatttaaactTACATATTCTtctgttattatatttttaaaaagttatatttgtatttatatggaaaaaaagtattattcttcttcctttttctttaaagatatattaatatttcttataaaaaaataaaaatatatattttcttaataGTATAATAAAGCATAATTtgtatacataattttttatttctggtttaattttttttcttaagcaaaaaaaaaatatcatttcttttttttttttttttatatatatatgaagaaaaaaaaataagaattataataaaataaaaaaaaaaatacgtgTATCGCACAAGAATATTAAACcaatacttaaaaaaaaaaaaaaaaaaagagagatTTTTACCTttacaataataaattaaaaagataataaaaaattttaatttttttaaataataaacatgaTAGATTAAattcttaaaaataataatatgtacatgaatttatatattcatatatatatatatatatatatataatcatcatataagcatatatgtgtatgaaataaaataagtatatttattaaaggtaaaaatatgtacatgTAATATATGGaactaatattattaagagggatatatacaaattataaggaaaaaaaaaaaaataaaacatcaCAAGTGTATATAAGAATACAAAGTggttcaaaatatataatacttatatacattttaaaatatttaaaaataaaaaatataaacaataaataaataagtagTCTTGTCCAATTTTAATGAGAATctgttttataataatacataggCACCATAagatatcaatatatatatattatgtatgtatttatttatttatttatttaaaataataaaaatgttcgTATTAGCTTAATTCAATttcatatctttattttatttttttttttttctcaataTCATTTaccaataatatatatatgggcGTAATATAGAAATTCTTTTATCctcttatttaataaaaatataaactaatatatatatatatatatatattatactgaaaaatgttttatatctCATTtcataaatgaaaattttttatattttaacaaaaaattttCCATacaatataacattttttatttaacatCGCTTGAACacattcataatatttactTCTAGATAACACCactataattaatttttaaaaaaaataatcctttaatttaataatttaatatattttttcctttaacATAATGAAGTCAcaagttttaaaaaaattgaaaaaagaaGCATAcgaaaaagataaataaaaacaaaagtaaataaattaataaataaaatatatataaataaataaataaaatatataaataaaataaataaaaaagaaaaaaaaaaaaaaaaaaaaaaaattaaaacaataaaaacaaaaaacaaatatagcacaattatgtaaatatataaatatatatgtatatatatatatatatatatattttttttattatgttccTTTAATAGTCTGTGTCGTCCTCCAAAAGCAAACCACAGTCATTAAAAGTTTTCAAAAAAATGTCACTTGTAATACTTTTATCATCCGAGGCCTCTGATGCCATATCAATAatcattaataaatttttgatCGCTATATTCTTAATTAGATTAGATGATATTACCCTTTCTATTTCGTTATTTGGAAAATCATGATATGTTTGATTTCTATGTTGtaaaacatttttaattGAAGAAGCTGTAGATAATAATGGAACGTGTAtgttaacaaaaaaatttttgGTTAAACCGACATCTTTCATAAATTGATATTCTGATGTAGTACagataattaaaattttttgattctctttttttggtttcttttttattaagaCCATGATAGCTTGTAAAATAGAATTACTAAAACGTGGTCCAATACGAGTATAATCAATTAACCTTTCAATATTATCAAGAATAACTAGAGATAAAGGTGTTTTATATGCAtcttcaaatattttatttatataatttattctaCCAATTTCTGAATAACCTATTAAATTTTCTGGTGTTATAAATTTagtaaaatgaaaatttgcGCATTTAGCTATATAAGCAGAAATAGTTGTTTTTCCTGATCCATTTTcaccatataataatatactcattaattttgtattttcattatctactatttgtttaattaataatttacatGTATTCTCTATATTCTCATATTCTTTtccataatttattattccaTTACATAATAAACTACCTATAATATCTTCTTCAGCTCCAAATGCAGGTTTAGTTTCTTTCAATGCTTTCATAAAATCATT contains the following coding sequences:
- a CDS encoding exportin-1, putative; its protein translation is MENEPFNPLSLLDKNQAFDAEKLKLLDNVVEALLDTKDKNRRDFAQNLLNQFKMLDTSWRSVSIILEHSENVNTKFYGLQILEECINNRWNILPSEEKEGMKNFIACYTITLSTEGTTVGVDRHLLNKLDETLIQIVKQEWPDSWSSFIPDIVNSAKLNQNVCENNMKLLNMLSEEVFEFGNETLVKKKKEKLRNEYASQFQEVYNLCLYILEANVYNKRSTNTSLIKQTLHCLSNFFKWIPLTYIFDKYKFNDNNIQIIDLLFDHFWDDISYKIECVKCIQEIVMLKIDEKNILYFDNVFTNLWTKLVSKIKLLPNANEMKNIPPELKIFWEQYFLQLSICITSFLKNYREKIVEKNNNSNDLNIVFKFLNMLANSNMEEVFLIIIDYYNIFTEQLIRELITRLEQEHNFKNKNDMNSSSLDMKNTLTTNINLESSSLTNRKSYSFVTMNNDINLLNNNNNNNNNSNNMNSSNINSNIVININEYSSILDKIDLTPSDIKKMCPRIKLYEFILNDIRKTVIEKMAKPQEIYISYDNETGEVVRDFEPDTTEISLYNTMKTTLVYLTYLGSEKTMELIVELLNKESEKSLKNTNKNEVWNSTKTNRISYAVGSISMCMTLKKEQDFLMYILRIYLHMIEVKNGEENRAILASCVMYIVSQYHRFLKLHWRFLKTVMKKLFEFAENEKVQDMAAETILKICKQCKNVIAKNNHNNDNNESFFSTFIKFHNNIMHKLPEKLNLLLYEAIAHVISCFPYEEKQESIKVLMSKLMNLWNSLVYANNNGAIKDMNNTNSLNNNINNNNNININNDDMKNLEHLCTYENSKLIITFVRVNCRLAYALSYFYYEQLALVFLDFLKIYQLYSKFINLEVEANGTKRIRHAQFRNLFLMKREFLHLIETTIERSCYNIQDLEKELLKREQKKLKNEIDETMEIHLPTIEEAKQINFQMTSNILNVLLETILVDYRDSNPHIKDAEVFSLLSTVFKKIENVTCPILPTVLNYVLLPTIDMIKNDFSSYPEHREKFYNFLDACVRHCFDYLFTLDSEIFNTFIQSLLWAIKHEHPSVADHGLRITQQFLHNIIIKKKEYLEEFCKAFYYIILNEILKTLTDSFHKSGFHYQTIILMNLLRLLEFEVVNIPEVEITKPHIIKHVQNFLTQSFENLNQKQIETFSVDMFNFCVESPSAFRSFVRDLLISLKEFATNQDELYEADRQEALQRAKMAEDNKLIKLRGLMKEDVPSFSAIDVDDECINVE